A window of the Dictyostelium discoideum AX4 chromosome 4 chromosome, whole genome shotgun sequence genome harbors these coding sequences:
- a CDS encoding EGF-like domain-containing protein, with translation MDRKIKIIQTLLLLFFFLNNLISVKTKIIDVSDQKFSTYNKYQLGSNDPVCDFKFEFLSPIASGLKFTSFYNTTGEPNIRNDSFIIFTVKLWNFPIGNFTGEVDNGEDILTINFNCLAIDFNNMKFRVYPNLRSNRFTDDGCAILIIDGLNGPLNGLQDPHAERAFSPISYNSFKIIIEPFYTGGNMEFNFFNVSDGGESWYNIIIPYLYESRGNSDEFSYQLETYPPGTTSYQVMGNGFGPLQTVSTQTTDIDPIIIFVNNDFSINEPKPIFSINGTTTYINPVGYLFVKNSNANVYVYYNETLRSSIGSNDIYIIEKFLVFNYIFVESHILLTPKGNLILTQFINVSKYDLSVYTYEIYDKGLLKETFPFGFEDGSNLKGFSLSISFLLPNETSKTRRFSIQPFNYFFNIPSPISVIKQPTLYSVDVIHLFEFKYLFQIQIDKTLMLKCFIINNKEYGHERLVAQSTSMDTFISTDYYTYEIVIDTFLHYPEIITYEDIYGYTQDFKIGEITSPKSLKRIPYPPKLQDVDIFSISDLSYLHQVVDITNKTVSNIIYFNFTKPIEKERVIGFQLLDRVSLNQIENDGIGKVYYSKWNSTIKLFQVEFEIPSNTQSGVIPWKLVFGGWSYIKDIVDGNLATLFSSYLSKSVQLTCISKNYDGYGPVINNLSVISTSLEVGLKINIYDPINGFKNGTIKISGELDSSTYIFYLEPTGQNYKRQLLRNEINVKLSSGDDKSGFYQLWIPIPLSCVPQNYSITYVELYDTQMNRAIFSENGNVVEPIQNPFINFMDFNNRIVPNFCSNTGGNTVPFLTDFQMYEFPNGVFNFNFTVTDLDSGIRIDQTPIIYISTLFFDSIKCYSKLFSQSSINTCRYTCSINVPYGFGFRSEFIFSVYGFINNLGYYSGYSSHTLGSNGWTNRYNGLIIDFMPDTMTITDTSTINEKGGLLWVLGSNFYKDFIDPNGNMYSSFVVYINYTETLNKYEQPPITVYSSAFSVMVNATTKPFIIYIMEFDMSGNLISISNKFTVVPKIFNISYDLPPTPTPTTPLPTNPPQLCFGEPICGGKNQGYCLTNVGCVCYSPWIGNDCSSQVIIIPQPKPNPNDPTTEIIITPNSTSTSNIQDYSFKSIVSLIGIREIDFNSKVVNEYYFEKWNLTKINNETNLYQTSIIVPPTTIDGISTTTTYINTTLQWFTKETNISFANQSLIMNPSTIKYTISFSNYNFKNQLNQLELIMSASLLSSKTNDICSGNEFGETNSIDNSNYLKIKVGDHSLYGRFIKRALIDGLPKSISNTILEKSEFNSLKTIDTTPHSDQLFIAISIPQYKEYVIIDPDFSLLIDHSKNSNSNNICTYSKSGLSSGQLAGIIIGSVAFVAVISISLAYHFVKKNNNKKLLNNIKNKLKVLN, from the exons ATGGATcgcaaaataaaaatcattcaaacactgttattattatttttttttttaaacaatttaatttcagttaaaacaaaaataatagatgTATCTGATCAAAAGTTTTCAActtataataaatatcaatTAGGATCTAATGACCCCGTTTGTGATTTTaagtttgaatttttatcacCAATTGCAAGTGGTTTAAAATTTACAAGTTTTTATAATACCACAGGAGAACCAAATATTAGAAAtgattcttttattattttcactgTTAAACTTTGGAATTTTCCAATTGGAAATTTCACTGGTGAGGTCGATAATGGTGAGGACATTTtaactattaattttaattgtttag ctattgattttaataatatgaaaTTTAGGGTATATCCAAATTTAAGATCAAATAGATTTACAGATGATGGTTGtgcaatattaataattgatggaTTAAATGGACCATTAAATGGATTACAAGACCCACATGCAGAGAGGGCATTTTCCCCAATTTCatataattcatttaaaattattattgaaccATTTTATACTGGTGGTAATatggaatttaatttttttaatgtgtCAGATGGTGGTGAATCTTggtataatattataattccATATCTTTATGAAT caAGAGGAAATAGTGACGAATTTTCATATCAATTAGAAACATATCCACCTGGAACTACTTCATATCAAGTAATGGGTAATGGGTTTGGACCATTGCAAACAGTTTCAACTCAAACTACAGATATTGatccaattattatttttgtaaacaatgatttttcaattaatgaaccaaaaccaatcttttcaattaatggtaCAACAACGTATATAAATCCAGTtggatatttatttgtaaaaaattcGAATGCTAATGTTTATGTTTATTATAATGAAACTTTGAGGAGTTCTATTGGTTCAAacgatatatatataattg aaaaatttttggtttttaacTATATTTTCGTTGAGTCTCATATTTTGTTGACTCCGAAAGGAAATTTAATTCTAACACAATTTATCAATGTTTCAAAGTATGATCTTTCAGTGTATACATATGAAATATATGACAAGGGgttattaaaagaaacttTTCCATTTGGTTTTGAAGAtggttcaaatttaaaaggaTTTTCACTTTCAATATCATTCCTTTTACCAAATGAAACTTCAAAGACTCGTCGTTTTTCAATTCAaccatttaattatttttttaacattcCATCTCCAATTT CTGTTATAAAACAACCAACATTATATTCAGTAGAtgttattcatttatttgaatttaaatatttatttcaaatccAAATAGACAAAACTTTAATGCtaaaatgttttattattaataataaagaatatgGTCATGAAAGATTGGTTGCACAATCAACTTCAATGGATACCTTTATTTCAACAGATTATTATACCTATGAAATAGTAATTGATACATTTTTACATTATCCAGAGATAATAACATATGAAGATATTTATGGATATACtcaagattttaaaattggtgaaaTTACAAGTCCAAAATCACTAAAAAGAATACCATACCCACCAAAATTACAag atgttgatatattttcaataagTGATTTAAGTTATTTACATCAAGTTGTTGATATTACTAATAAAACAGtttcaaatataatttattttaattttacaaaaccaattgaaaagGAAAGAGTTATTGgttttcaattattagatAGGGtttcattaaatcaaatagaGAATGATGGTATTGGTAAAgtttattattcaaaatggaattcaacaattaaattatttcaagttgaatttgaaataccATCAAATACTCAAAGTGGAGTTATTCCTTGGAAATTAGTATTTGGTGGATGGTCATATATAAAAGATATCGTTGATGGAAATTTAGCAACACTTTTTAGTTCATACCTATCAAAATCAGTTCAATTAACTTGTATTAGTAAAAATTATGATGGATATGGTCctgtaataaataatttaagtgTAATTTCAACTAGTCTTGAAGTTggtttgaaaattaatatttatgatCCAATcaatggttttaaaaatggtactattaaaatttcagGTGAATTAGATAGTTCAACTTATATTTTCTATTTAGAACCAACAGGACAAAATTATAAGAGACAGTTACTTcgaaatgaaattaatgttaaattatcaagtggtgatgataaatctggtttttatcaattatggATACCAATCCCTTTATCATGTGTTCCACAAAATTATTCAATCACATATGTTGAATTATATGATACTCAAATGAATAGAGCTATATTTTCAGAAAATGGTAATGTTGTAGAACCAATTCAAAATCcgttcattaattttatggATTTCAATAATAGAATTGTCCCAAACTTTTGTTCAAATACCGGTGGTAATACAGTTCCATTTTTAACAGATTTCCAAATGTATGAATTTCCAAATGgtgttttcaattttaatttcactgTAACAGATTTGGATTCTGGTATTAGAATTGATCAAACTCCAATTATTTACATATctacattattttttgattctattaaatgttattcaaaattattttctcaATCTTCTATAAATACTTGTAGATATACATGTAGTATTAATGTACCATATGGTTTTGGTTTTAGAagtgaatttatttttagtgtttatggatttataaataatttaggaTACTATAGTGGTTACTCTTCTCACACACTGGGATCAAATGGTTGGACAAATAGATATAATggtttaattattgattttatgcCTGATACTATGACTATTACAGATACAAGtacaattaatgaaaaaggtGGTTTATTATGGGTATTGGGTagtaatttttataaagattttattGATCCTAATGGAAATATGTATTCTTCATTTGTTGTTTATATCAATTACACTgaaacattaaataaatatgaacAACCCCCAATTACTGTATACTCTAGTGCTTTTTCGGTAATGGTAAATGCAACTACAAAaccatttataatttatattatggAATTTGATATGAGTGGAAATCTAATTTCCATTTCAAACAAATTTACAGTTGTAccaaaaattttcaatatatcATATGATTTACCTCCAACACCCACACCAACAACTCCATTACCAACAAATCCACCACAATTATGTTTTGGTGAACCAATTTGTGGTGGTAAAAATCAAGGTTATTGTTTAACAAATGTTGGATGTGTTTGCTATTCACCTTGGATTGGTAATGATTGTAGTTCACAAGTAATCATAATTCCacaaccaaaaccaaatcCAAATGACCCAACCActgaaattataataacaccaaattcaacatcaacatcaaatattcaagattattcatttaaatcaattgtttCATTGATTGGAATTAgagaaattgattttaattcaaaggttgtaaatgaatattattttgaaaagtGGAACcttacaaaaattaataatgaaactaACCTATACCAAACATCAATCATTGTTCCACCAACTACTATTGATGgaatttcaacaacaacaacctatATAAATACAACTTTACAATGGTTTacaaaagaaacaaatatttcatttgCAAATCAATCACTCATTATGAATCCATCAACTATAAAATatacaatttcattttcaaattataattttaaaaatcaattaaatcaacttgAATTAATTATGTCAGCATCTCTTTTATCTTCAAAAACTAATGATATTTGTTCTGGAAATGAATTTGGTGAAACAAATTCtattgataattcaaattacttaaaaattaaagtagGTGATCATTCATTATATGGTAGATTCATAAAAAGAGCATTAATTGATGGtttaccaaaatcaatttcaaatacaatattagaaaaatcagaatttaattcattaaaaacaatagaCACAACACCACATTCAGATCAATTATTTATAGCAATTTCAATACCTCAATATAAAGAATATGTTATTATTGATCCgg atttttctCTACTTATTGATCATAGTAAAaactcaaattcaaataatatttgtacTTATTCAAAATCTGGTCTTTCTTCTGGCCAGTTAGCTGGTATCATTATTGGTTCTGTAGCATTTGTAGCTGTGATTTCAATATCTTTGGCCTACCATTTtgttaaaaagaataataataaaaaacttttaaataatataaaaaataaattaaaagttttaaattaa